In Daucus carota subsp. sativus chromosome 4, DH1 v3.0, whole genome shotgun sequence, one DNA window encodes the following:
- the LOC108216036 gene encoding transcription factor MYB61, whose amino-acid sequence MGRHSCCYKQKLRKGLWSPEEDEKLVKHISKYGHGCWSSVPKLAGLQRCGKSCRLRWINYLRPDLKRGTFSQQEENLIIELHAVLGNKWSQIAAQLPGRTDNEIKNLWNSSIKKKLRQRGIDPNTHKPLSEIENEEKASASNTKTMDKASEESYELNFVEAENSNQEMSMEKPKPPQMNASKQIYSQLIDNSFNRISTPPSTHEFFLNRFIANHEASTSKPNSDLSTLFSFQQLQNYKQNSDIGLSVDSSTSNFFFNQASKSSEMISDFNSMTPSIHLSSISNSYKLPTSLPLDDDMNHDSTMRPFHSLRGVQNWDANTLANSGGSNNESSTANTNTVSYFDHNNNGFGWNGAIGKMEKDHHQNHRVNSLEGVENDEMKWNDYLQTPFLLSTSMQNHTSQDMYNETKPETQFLSPPWHHHHQNQQQETSTPDVYSKNFQRLSATFGHFS is encoded by the exons ATGGGGAGGCACTCTTGTTGCTACAAGCAAAAGCTTAGAAAAGGCCTCTGGTCTCCTGAAGAAGATGAGAAACTTGTCAAGCATATCTCAAAGTATGGGCATGGCTGCTGGAGCTCTGTCCCTAAATTAGCTg GACTTCAGAGATGTGGGAAGAGCTGCAGATTGAGGTGGATCAATTACCTCAGGCCTGATCTTAAAAGAGGGACATTTTCGCAACAAGAGGAGAATCTGATCATTGAGTTACATGCAGTTCTTGGCAACAA ATGGTCACAGATTGCAGCTCAATTGCCCGGGAGAACAGATAACGAAATCAAGAACTTGTGGAACTCGTCGATCAAGAAGAAACTGAGGCAGAGAGGCATTGATCCCAACACTCACAAGCCACTGTCCGAAATTGAGAACGAAGAAAAGGCTTCTGCCAGCAATACTAAAACCATGGACAAGGCCTCAGAAGAGTCTTATGAACTGAACTTTGTAGAAGCCGAGAATTCGAACCAAGAAATGTCAATGGAGAAGCCAAAACCTCCTCAAATGAATGCATCAAAGCAGATATACTCACAGCTCATTGACAACTCATTTAACAGGATTTCAACCCCACCATCCACACATGAGTTTTTCTTGAACAGGTTTATTGCTAACCATGAAGCTTCCACCTCAAAGCCTAATTCCGATTTATCCACCCTTTTTTCATTTCAGCAGTTACAAAATTataagcagaattctgatataGGCCTGTCGGTGGATTCTTCTActagtaattttttcttcaatcAGGCTTCCAAGTCTTCTGAAATGATCTCAGACTTCAATTCCATGACACCCTCCATTCATTTATCGTCGATTTCTAACTCTTACAAACTTCCCACTTCTCTCCCCCTTGATGATGACATGAACCATGACTCGACAATGAGGCCATTCCATAGTCTCCGCGGAGTTCAGAATTGGGATGCAAATACACTAGCTAACAGTGGAGGTAGCAACAATGAGAGCAGCACTGCTAATACCAATACAGTCTCCTATTTCGATCACAACAACAATGGTTTCGGTTGGAATGGTGCAATAGGAAAAATGGAGAAAGACCATCATCAAAATCATCGCGTTAATTCCTTGGAAGGAGTCGAAAATGATGAAATGAAATGGAATGATTATCTGCAAACTCCATTTTTATTAAGTACATCTATGCAAAACCATACTTCTCAGGACATGTACAATGAAACCAAGCCAGAAACACAATTCTTGTCACCTCCCtggcatcatcatcatcaaaaccAGCAACAAGAGACCTCGACGCCAGACGTATATTCCAAGAATTTCCAGAGACTTTCTGCCACCTTTGGACACTTTTCTTAG